In one Brevibacillus choshinensis genomic region, the following are encoded:
- a CDS encoding N-acetylmuramoyl-L-alanine amidase produces MPITEMLLTNKTARPGMKITPKALVIHWTANESKGANAVANRNYFNNPTTEASAHYIVDDKQIVRCLPETEMGYHIGAKSYKPEALQLLSSYPNNCTIGIEMCVNADGNFQAMYQNTVELAAGILKRYGWGIQNLWRHFDITGKNCPAFFVSDAFSLRFFGRKAAEAWEKFKSDVHILLTGYTQKSREYVDNCNIQIRLTVKGRLREGVSYLPVRAVAEAIGGVVGWDAETERVTVDGRELAVTIEDGTAYASARNLAVALGMQATWDQASRTVTLENFPQNHE; encoded by the coding sequence TTGCCAATCACAGAAATGCTCCTGACCAATAAGACGGCACGACCTGGAATGAAAATCACGCCAAAAGCTCTCGTCATCCACTGGACCGCCAACGAAAGCAAGGGAGCAAACGCCGTAGCCAACCGCAATTACTTTAACAACCCGACAACAGAAGCAAGTGCCCACTACATCGTTGACGACAAGCAGATTGTCCGTTGCTTACCGGAAACCGAGATGGGCTACCACATCGGAGCGAAGTCTTACAAGCCGGAAGCGCTCCAACTGCTCAGCAGCTACCCCAATAACTGCACGATTGGCATCGAGATGTGTGTAAACGCCGACGGCAATTTCCAAGCCATGTACCAAAACACGGTGGAGCTGGCGGCAGGGATCTTGAAGCGGTATGGCTGGGGCATCCAAAACTTATGGCGTCATTTCGACATTACGGGCAAAAACTGCCCGGCCTTTTTTGTTTCTGATGCTTTTTCACTCCGCTTTTTCGGACGAAAGGCAGCAGAGGCGTGGGAGAAGTTTAAGAGCGATGTCCACATCTTACTCACAGGTTATACACAAAAATCACGGGAGTATGTGGATAACTGTAATATTCAGATAAGGCTCACTGTAAAAGGGCGCTTGCGTGAGGGTGTTTCCTATCTACCTGTACGAGCGGTAGCAGAAGCGATAGGTGGTGTGGTAGGGTGGGATGCCGAGACGGAAAGGGTAACGGTGGACGGACGTGAGCTGGCTGTCACGATCGAGGATGGGACGGCGTATGCATCAGCGAGGAATCTGGCGGTGGCGCTGGGCATGCAGGCTACGTGGGATCAGGCGAGTCGGACGGTCACTTTAGAAAATTTTCCGCAGAACCACGAATAA
- a CDS encoding phage holin family protein: MQFLQTLVNAATPANGWAATAGAIVSPVFHYLYGSGRMDILVVLLFCISLDWVTGIQAAKKEDKTCSSEYGLSRIPRTFFFLALPALANLLDRVMATPGFLFYGVTFGLIYHTWNSLTANAHRAGWPVPKAIANLVESEIKAKTERAMKQKEGK; this comes from the coding sequence ATGCAGTTTCTACAGACCCTGGTTAATGCAGCGACCCCGGCAAATGGTTGGGCAGCAACAGCAGGAGCGATTGTGTCACCCGTATTCCACTACCTCTACGGATCAGGCCGAATGGATATCCTAGTAGTATTGCTGTTTTGTATCTCCTTGGATTGGGTGACGGGCATTCAGGCTGCCAAGAAGGAGGACAAGACCTGTTCTTCCGAATACGGACTGAGCCGCATACCGCGGACGTTTTTCTTTCTGGCCCTGCCAGCACTTGCTAATCTGCTAGATAGAGTCATGGCGACACCGGGGTTTCTCTTCTATGGAGTGACCTTTGGGCTGATTTACCACACGTGGAACAGCCTGACAGCGAATGCTCATCGCGCAGGATGGCCGGTCCCCAAAGCGATTGCCAATCTGGTAGAGTCGGAGATCAAAGCCAAGACAGAACGCGCAATGAAACAGAAAGAAGGGAAATAG
- a CDS encoding CD1375 family protein: protein MAAIYVALIIAGRRTYESVPANLKPAVKVDLEALGLSSEGLPLA, encoded by the coding sequence ATGGCAGCTATCTACGTGGCACTCATCATTGCGGGCCGCAGAACTTATGAAAGTGTACCGGCTAACCTCAAACCAGCTGTAAAAGTAGATCTGGAAGCTCTCGGACTGAGCTCTGAAGGATTACCTCTAGCATAA
- a CDS encoding CD1375 family protein has protein sequence MITIYYNLVKAGRRTIDQVPANLQEEVRAMINAENTPA, from the coding sequence ATGATTACGATTTACTACAACCTCGTAAAAGCGGGTCGCCGAACGATTGACCAGGTACCAGCCAATCTTCAGGAGGAAGTGAGGGCGATGATCAATGCTGAAAACACTCCTGCTTAA